In Niallia sp. FSL W8-0635, one genomic interval encodes:
- a CDS encoding Cof-type HAD-IIB family hydrolase, with product MIRCIAIDMDGTLLTSTQEITEENREAIKYAQNNGVEVVIATGRAYEEAGDLLKDAGIITPMICANGAEIRTNEHIIVDTNPLSKNLAREMAEILHKHQVYYEVYTNRGTYTVDKTVARSLIMDIFTVSGHIKDMEEIKKAAEERLAVIHQLDSYEVLFEDDDQIIYKLLAFHFDPIVLGNVREELSKLEGVAISASGKENLEITSVHAQKGIALEKFVNARAISLSETMAIGDNYNDVSMLQKAGRAVAMGNAVEDIQRQCHFVTGTNEESGVAQAIRKALEE from the coding sequence ATGATTAGATGCATAGCGATTGATATGGATGGTACGTTATTGACATCCACGCAAGAAATTACAGAAGAAAATCGGGAAGCTATTAAATATGCGCAGAACAACGGGGTAGAAGTGGTGATTGCTACTGGTCGTGCGTATGAAGAAGCAGGAGATCTTTTAAAGGATGCAGGCATTATCACACCGATGATTTGTGCAAATGGGGCAGAAATAAGAACAAATGAGCATATCATCGTAGATACGAACCCATTAAGTAAAAATCTGGCGAGAGAGATGGCTGAAATTTTACATAAACATCAAGTATATTATGAGGTATATACCAATAGAGGAACGTATACGGTAGATAAAACAGTAGCGAGATCCCTTATTATGGATATTTTCACGGTTAGTGGTCATATAAAGGATATGGAAGAGATTAAAAAAGCAGCAGAGGAACGATTAGCGGTTATTCATCAATTAGATAGCTATGAAGTATTATTTGAGGATGATGACCAAATTATTTATAAATTATTGGCCTTTCATTTTGATCCAATTGTTTTAGGGAATGTTAGAGAAGAGTTATCTAAGTTAGAAGGAGTAGCAATAAGTGCTTCCGGTAAGGAGAACTTAGAAATAACTTCTGTTCATGCCCAAAAAGGGATTGCGCTAGAGAAATTTGTGAACGCCCGCGCTATTTCTCTTTCTGAAACGATGGCAATTGGAGATAATTATAATGATGTTTCCATGCTTCAAAAGGCAGGCAGAGCGGTAGCAATGGGAAATGCGGTGGAAGATATTCAACGTCAATGTCATTTTGTGACAGGTACCAATGAAGAAAGTGGCGTAGCTCAAGCGATTAGAAAAGCATTAGAGGAATAA
- the cydB gene encoding cytochrome d ubiquinol oxidase subunit II yields the protein MLELNVLWFILVAVLFIGFFFLEGFDFGVGMSTKLLAKSDIEKRILINSIGPYWDANEVWLITAGGAMFAAFPHWYATMFSGFYTPLVVVLLALIVRATGFEFRAKDSHPTWKKAWDVCIFLGSFLPPLLFGVVFACFMQGLPIDQNMELKAGFFDIVNYYTLTGGLTVLVLCLVHGLVFTTLRTVGDLQERARNLAQKLLPLLGILLTLFSALTYIKTDIFQERGLILSFIFSLGVIAFIVGGFFISRKMDGWAFGMTGAVITLSFASIFIGLFPRVMVSSISDAFSLTIHNAASGHYSLKVMTIVALTLLPFVLGYQIWSYIVFRKRITEKSHLEY from the coding sequence ATGCTTGAGTTAAATGTCCTTTGGTTTATTTTAGTCGCGGTTTTATTTATTGGATTCTTCTTTTTAGAAGGTTTTGATTTTGGGGTCGGTATGTCAACAAAGCTTTTAGCAAAAAGTGATATAGAAAAACGCATCCTCATTAATTCAATCGGACCTTATTGGGACGCTAATGAGGTATGGTTAATTACTGCCGGAGGAGCAATGTTTGCAGCATTTCCTCATTGGTACGCTACGATGTTCAGCGGATTTTACACACCACTCGTAGTTGTTTTATTAGCATTAATCGTTCGGGCAACAGGCTTTGAATTCCGGGCAAAAGATAGCCATCCAACATGGAAAAAAGCATGGGATGTTTGTATTTTCTTAGGCAGCTTCCTTCCTCCACTATTATTTGGAGTTGTATTTGCTTGCTTCATGCAAGGTCTGCCAATTGATCAAAATATGGAATTAAAAGCCGGATTCTTTGATATCGTAAACTACTATACACTAACAGGCGGTCTTACTGTCCTAGTCCTATGCCTTGTACATGGATTAGTATTTACCACATTACGAACTGTCGGTGATTTGCAAGAAAGAGCACGTAACTTAGCACAAAAGCTTTTACCTTTACTAGGTATATTATTAACACTGTTTTCTGCCTTAACTTATATTAAAACAGATATTTTCCAAGAACGCGGCTTAATCCTTTCCTTTATCTTTTCATTAGGGGTTATTGCCTTTATAGTTGGTGGATTCTTTATATCTCGAAAAATGGACGGCTGGGCTTTCGGAATGACTGGCGCGGTTATCACTTTATCCTTTGCCTCTATTTTCATCGGCTTATTCCCTAGAGTAATGGTTAGTTCTATAAGTGATGCCTTCAGCTTAACGATTCATAACGCAGCTTCCGGTCACTACTCCTTAAAAGTAATGACAATTGTAGCTTTAACTCTCCTGCCATTCGTTTTAGGCTATCAAATTTGGAGCTATATTGTTTTCCGGAAACGTATTACTGAAAAGTCCCATTTAGAATACTAA
- a CDS encoding ABC transporter permease, with translation MRINALVLRIMKQFYRDKRTLALMILAPILILTLVNLVFNGDDYETKIGLINVPEPISTAFEKEDLRTSIYKSETTAIASLKNGDIDAYFAVENGKTKLMVEGSDPSISKATIAKVQEAIQNLSPNETAINVDAFYGSIDMKQFDSFGPILLGFFAFFFVFLVAGVSFLRERTTGTLERLLSSPIRRWELVLSYIIGFGLFTMLQSGIIVFYSVYILHMSNVGSILYVLLITLLLALVALTLGILLSSFANNELQMIQFIPIVVVPQVFFSGLFNLDTISSAISWISYLTPLYYAANALREVMIRGNGFMEIIGSLSILLGYSIVLMIINIFALKKYRSI, from the coding sequence ATGAGAATTAATGCACTGGTATTGCGCATTATGAAACAATTTTATCGTGACAAACGTACGCTTGCTTTGATGATTCTTGCCCCTATTCTTATTTTAACGTTAGTTAATCTAGTTTTTAATGGGGATGACTATGAAACAAAAATAGGTTTAATTAATGTGCCTGAGCCCATAAGTACAGCTTTTGAAAAAGAAGATTTACGAACCTCCATCTATAAATCTGAAACAACAGCAATAGCCTCGTTAAAGAATGGGGACATTGATGCTTATTTCGCTGTAGAAAATGGTAAGACCAAATTAATGGTAGAAGGAAGCGATCCCTCTATTAGCAAAGCAACCATCGCAAAGGTACAGGAAGCCATACAGAATCTGTCACCTAATGAAACAGCAATTAATGTAGACGCATTTTACGGATCTATTGATATGAAACAATTTGATTCATTTGGTCCTATATTACTTGGTTTTTTTGCCTTCTTCTTTGTTTTTCTAGTAGCCGGTGTATCCTTTTTAAGAGAAAGAACAACGGGTACATTAGAACGATTGCTTTCCAGTCCTATTAGAAGATGGGAGCTTGTCCTCTCCTATATTATAGGCTTTGGTTTATTCACAATGCTGCAATCAGGTATCATCGTCTTTTATTCCGTCTATATACTTCATATGTCAAACGTCGGTTCCATTTTGTATGTATTATTGATTACGTTACTATTAGCATTAGTAGCCCTAACATTAGGAATTCTATTATCCTCTTTTGCCAATAATGAATTACAAATGATTCAATTCATTCCCATTGTCGTTGTCCCGCAAGTATTCTTTTCTGGGTTGTTTAATTTAGATACAATATCCTCTGCAATTAGTTGGATTTCTTACTTAACGCCTTTATATTATGCAGCAAATGCTCTGCGAGAGGTAATGATTCGAGGGAACGGGTTTATGGAAATAATAGGATCTCTTAGCATACTGCTCGGCTATTCCATTGTCTTGATGATTATAAATATCTTTGCTTTGAAAAAATATCGTAGTATCTAG
- the cydD gene encoding thiol reductant ABC exporter subunit CydD, with product MDKNLVKLNGIKPILTFIGILTIVEGAAIILQAKWLAEIIASLYNGNTFQEQYVKIILFLLAFLGRHFLHTIQQNIATTFAEKTSKELRFHLMQKLFELGPKYTKKQGSGNIATLVLEGVTQYKTYLELFLPRMLATGVIPGMIILYVYWNDWLSGVILTVTMPILIVFLILVGMAASSQMNRQLATYKILANHFLDSLRGLETLKFLGRSKQHSRNIEKVSEQYRDATMKTLRLAFLSSFSLDFFTSLSVAVVAVNLGLRLINGDLVLLPALMILILAPEFFLPVRMVGADYHATLDGKEAGDAIQKIIQSPNYDQGNGQAISLGDEPSLSFQNIAFQHHPEEEATLKNLSFTIDGYKKIGIVGESGAGKSTLIDLLSGFSEHNEGTISLNGDLVSGLMTDEWRQLTTYIPQAPYIFSMTLRENIAFYHPEATDEEIIQALKATGLYDIFTTFPNGLDEVLGDGGRNLSGGQEQRIALARAFLTNRKIMLLDEPTSHLDIETEFELKETMLPLFKEKLVFLATHRLHWMKEMDYIFVMDQGSIVETGTHEELMAARGYYYKLLQQ from the coding sequence ATGGATAAAAATCTAGTAAAACTTAATGGAATTAAGCCGATTCTCACCTTCATTGGAATATTAACAATTGTAGAAGGAGCTGCTATTATTCTGCAGGCCAAATGGCTTGCAGAAATAATAGCCTCTTTATATAACGGCAACACCTTTCAAGAGCAGTATGTCAAAATCATATTGTTCTTATTAGCTTTTTTAGGACGGCACTTCTTACACACCATTCAGCAAAATATCGCGACGACATTTGCTGAAAAAACAAGTAAGGAGCTTCGTTTTCACTTGATGCAAAAATTGTTTGAACTTGGTCCTAAATACACCAAAAAACAAGGCAGCGGGAACATTGCCACACTTGTCCTTGAAGGAGTTACCCAATATAAAACCTACTTGGAGCTTTTCTTACCAAGAATGCTTGCTACAGGGGTTATCCCTGGCATGATTATTCTATATGTGTATTGGAATGATTGGCTTTCAGGTGTAATTTTAACCGTTACAATGCCGATTTTAATAGTATTTTTAATACTTGTTGGCATGGCTGCTAGTAGCCAAATGAACCGACAGCTGGCAACATACAAAATATTAGCTAACCACTTCTTAGACTCTTTAAGAGGATTAGAAACACTGAAGTTTTTAGGAAGAAGCAAACAGCATAGTAGAAATATTGAAAAGGTCAGTGAACAATATCGAGACGCAACAATGAAAACATTGCGATTAGCGTTTTTATCCTCCTTTTCATTAGACTTTTTCACCTCTCTTTCTGTTGCAGTTGTAGCTGTAAACTTAGGTTTACGCTTAATAAATGGTGATTTAGTGTTATTGCCAGCCTTAATGATTCTTATTCTGGCGCCAGAATTTTTCCTGCCTGTTCGAATGGTAGGTGCCGACTATCATGCAACATTAGATGGGAAGGAAGCTGGAGATGCGATTCAAAAGATTATTCAAAGCCCAAACTACGATCAAGGTAATGGGCAAGCTATTTCTCTAGGTGACGAGCCATCCCTTTCCTTTCAAAACATCGCATTTCAACATCATCCAGAGGAAGAAGCAACATTAAAAAATCTTTCCTTTACGATTGATGGCTATAAAAAAATTGGCATTGTCGGCGAAAGTGGAGCAGGTAAATCTACTCTTATTGATCTACTAAGTGGATTTTCAGAGCATAATGAAGGAACGATTTCTTTAAACGGTGATCTTGTTTCCGGTCTAATGACAGATGAATGGAGACAGCTGACTACCTATATCCCGCAAGCTCCTTATATTTTTAGCATGACATTAAGAGAAAATATCGCTTTTTACCATCCAGAAGCTACAGATGAAGAAATTATCCAAGCATTAAAAGCAACTGGTTTATATGACATTTTCACTACCTTTCCTAATGGTCTAGATGAGGTGCTAGGTGATGGAGGTAGAAATTTAAGTGGTGGGCAGGAACAAAGAATTGCTTTAGCGAGAGCCTTTTTAACGAATCGAAAAATCATGCTATTGGATGAGCCTACTTCCCATTTAGATATTGAAACAGAATTTGAATTAAAAGAAACGATGCTGCCACTATTTAAGGAGAAGCTAGTATTCCTAGCAACACATCGACTTCATTGGATGAAGGAGATGGACTATATTTTTGTTATGGATCAAGGCTCAATTGTAGAAACAGGAACACACGAAGAATTAATGGCAGCCAGAGGATACTATTATAAGCTATTACAGCAGTAA
- a CDS encoding cytochrome ubiquinol oxidase subunit I, translating into MDMIFLSRLQFASTTIFHYLFVPISIGLVFIIAIMESFYVKTGNEEYKKMAKFWGKLFLINFVIGIVTGILQEFQFGMNWSNYSRFVGDVFGAPLAIEALLAFFMESTFIGLWIFGWDRLSKKVHLACIWLTAFGTTMSAFWILAANSFMQRPVGFEINNGRAEMNDFFALITNGQVLVEFPHTVFAAFATGAFLVCGISAIKLLGKKDVDFFKKSFQIGITVALTSTFLTLVAGHAQAQFLVETQPMKMAASEGLWDRSENPAPWTVFANIDVDNKQNSAELKIPYLLSILSYNTLDGSVKGMNELQAEYVQKYGEGDYIPPVKTTFWSFRIMVAAGVAMILLGIYGVFLAWKKKLVSKPNKWFYRLMVAGISLPFIANTSGWIMTEIGRQPWTVFGLMTTADSISPSVSAGQVLFSIIAFCTIYAVLGAIMVYLYVKVVKKGPYMMEKVDIKVTNDPFAKEDFHA; encoded by the coding sequence ATGGATATGATTTTTCTATCGCGTTTACAATTTGCTTCGACAACCATTTTCCACTATCTGTTCGTTCCTATCTCTATCGGTTTAGTATTTATTATCGCAATCATGGAATCTTTTTATGTGAAAACAGGAAATGAAGAATACAAGAAAATGGCTAAGTTTTGGGGCAAACTATTTTTAATCAACTTTGTTATTGGTATTGTTACAGGGATTCTTCAAGAGTTTCAGTTTGGGATGAACTGGTCTAATTATTCTCGCTTTGTAGGTGATGTATTCGGTGCACCACTTGCCATTGAAGCATTGCTTGCTTTCTTTATGGAAAGTACTTTCATCGGATTATGGATATTCGGTTGGGACCGTTTATCAAAAAAAGTTCATTTAGCCTGTATTTGGTTAACTGCATTTGGAACGACGATGTCTGCATTCTGGATTTTAGCAGCAAATAGTTTTATGCAACGTCCCGTAGGATTTGAGATTAATAACGGTCGAGCAGAAATGAATGACTTCTTCGCTCTAATCACAAACGGGCAGGTTCTTGTTGAATTTCCACATACCGTATTTGCAGCTTTTGCAACTGGCGCATTTTTAGTTTGTGGAATTAGTGCTATTAAATTATTAGGAAAAAAAGATGTAGATTTCTTTAAAAAATCCTTTCAAATTGGTATTACGGTTGCCTTAACTTCTACTTTCTTAACACTTGTTGCCGGGCATGCTCAAGCACAATTTTTAGTAGAAACACAGCCAATGAAGATGGCGGCAAGTGAAGGACTATGGGATAGAAGTGAAAATCCAGCACCATGGACTGTTTTTGCCAATATCGATGTAGATAATAAACAAAATAGCGCAGAGTTAAAAATCCCTTATCTATTAAGCATTCTTTCTTACAACACATTAGATGGAAGCGTGAAAGGAATGAATGAGCTTCAAGCAGAGTATGTACAAAAATATGGGGAAGGCGATTATATTCCTCCTGTAAAAACTACTTTCTGGAGCTTTAGAATCATGGTTGCCGCAGGGGTAGCAATGATCCTCCTTGGGATATATGGAGTATTTTTAGCATGGAAAAAGAAATTAGTCTCTAAGCCAAATAAATGGTTCTACCGCTTAATGGTTGCAGGTATTTCTCTTCCTTTCATTGCTAATACTTCTGGATGGATTATGACAGAGATTGGGAGACAACCTTGGACTGTTTTCGGATTAATGACAACAGCTGATAGTATTTCTCCAAGTGTTTCAGCAGGGCAAGTCTTATTCTCCATTATTGCATTTTGTACCATCTATGCAGTATTAGGTGCAATCATGGTTTACCTATATGTAAAAGTTGTTAAAAAAGGACCATACATGATGGAAAAAGTAGATATTAAAGTAACGAATGACCCGTTTGCGAAGGAGGATTTCCATGCTTGA
- the cydC gene encoding thiol reductant ABC exporter subunit CydC, translated as MNANKWIFPFLKANKSRIIFILFLSILALLTAAMLTFTSGYLISKSAIPVENILMVYVPIVGVRTFGISRAVFSYLEKLAGHHTVLRILSAMRIKLYQILEPQALFLKNRFKVGDMLGILSDDIEKLQNIYLRTIFPTFATSVLYIIVVCAIGILDVPFAFLMALYLGLLLFIFPVLSLVLMRKKQREFKQRRNGLYQKLTDSILGMSDWVISGRSKGFIEEYEKEEKIVAQINHQLIQFTRWRNFASQAVAALIILSLVSWSSQQYMEGNIPVTLIAAIILVALPILDAFLVVSDAFEKLPSYQDSLARLRKLEVPMHKKANARPMIDTNKVDIQVNQISYRYDQEQALSLTNVCLDIPQGKKIALIGRSGAGKSTLLKLIQGVIQPTSGSITYNGESTASFQEDTSSLISVLNQTPHLFATTLRNNILLGVEEATEEELAKAIKLAQLEDLVSALPNGLDTFMEESGQRFSGGERQRVALARILLQKTPIVLMDEPNASLDPKTEKDLLRTIFSSLNGKTLIWITHHLVGVEEMDEIIFMDQGEIVLRGSHQELLDTSSRYQQLYALDHPEYHG; from the coding sequence TTGAATGCAAATAAATGGATTTTCCCATTTCTAAAAGCAAATAAAAGTCGAATCATCTTCATTCTTTTCTTGAGCATCCTTGCTTTACTTACAGCTGCGATGCTTACCTTTACCTCAGGCTATCTTATTTCTAAATCAGCTATCCCCGTTGAAAATATCTTAATGGTTTATGTGCCCATCGTTGGTGTAAGAACCTTTGGTATCAGTCGTGCTGTGTTTAGCTATTTGGAAAAATTAGCTGGTCATCATACAGTCCTGCGGATTTTATCAGCAATGCGCATAAAGCTCTACCAGATTTTAGAACCACAAGCTTTATTTTTAAAAAACAGATTTAAAGTCGGCGATATGTTAGGGATTCTTTCTGATGATATTGAGAAATTACAAAACATTTATTTACGAACCATTTTCCCGACTTTTGCAACGTCTGTTTTATATATTATTGTAGTATGCGCGATTGGCATTTTAGATGTTCCTTTCGCTTTCCTTATGGCACTTTATTTAGGATTGTTATTATTCATTTTCCCTGTCCTCTCATTGGTGCTTATGCGCAAGAAACAAAGAGAATTTAAACAAAGAAGAAATGGACTCTATCAAAAACTAACGGATAGCATTTTAGGAATGAGCGACTGGGTAATCAGTGGGCGTTCCAAAGGCTTTATAGAGGAGTACGAAAAAGAAGAAAAAATTGTTGCACAGATTAATCATCAGCTTATTCAATTTACTCGTTGGCGTAACTTTGCTTCACAGGCGGTCGCTGCACTTATTATTCTTTCCCTCGTTTCGTGGTCTAGCCAACAGTATATGGAAGGGAATATCCCTGTTACATTGATTGCTGCAATCATTCTCGTTGCTTTACCTATACTCGATGCATTTTTAGTCGTTTCTGATGCATTTGAAAAGCTGCCTTCCTATCAAGATTCATTAGCAAGACTTAGAAAACTAGAAGTACCTATGCACAAAAAGGCAAATGCTCGACCAATGATTGATACTAATAAGGTGGATATTCAGGTTAATCAAATCTCTTACCGTTATGATCAAGAGCAAGCATTATCCTTAACCAATGTATGTTTGGATATTCCACAAGGGAAAAAAATTGCTTTAATCGGAAGAAGCGGTGCTGGTAAATCAACCTTATTGAAATTAATCCAAGGTGTTATCCAGCCAACCTCAGGAAGTATCACCTATAATGGCGAATCAACAGCTTCCTTTCAAGAAGACACTTCTTCGCTTATTTCTGTACTTAATCAAACACCTCACCTATTTGCTACGACGCTACGAAATAATATTTTACTAGGTGTGGAAGAAGCAACAGAAGAAGAACTTGCAAAAGCCATTAAATTGGCTCAATTAGAGGATTTGGTTTCAGCTTTACCTAACGGCTTGGATACTTTTATGGAGGAATCAGGACAACGCTTTTCAGGTGGAGAAAGACAAAGAGTAGCCCTAGCAAGAATTTTACTTCAAAAAACTCCAATTGTGCTTATGGATGAACCAAATGCGAGTCTTGATCCAAAGACAGAAAAAGACTTATTAAGAACGATTTTTTCCTCACTGAATGGAAAAACATTGATTTGGATTACCCACCATCTAGTAGGAGTAGAAGAAATGGATGAAATCATTTTTATGGATCAGGGAGAGATTGTTCTAAGAGGTAGTCATCAAGAACTTTTAGATACAAGTAGTCGCTATCAGCAATTATATGCTTTAGACCATCCCGAATATCATGGATAA
- a CDS encoding TetR/AcrR family transcriptional regulator, with translation MDNSENILEIILKEEQSMTDKQKKILIAAIDAFSEKGYAATSTSEIAKMAGVAEGTIFRHYKTKKDLLLTLLSPLLSTLIAPRVIKDFDKVLNVSHHNFEDFLRAIVKNRMEFLQKNNTLFKILIQEIPFHDDLRETFKNQIAVKVFGRFQEIMETYKAKGEIISIPSFSSVRLTVTSIFGYFIARYILLPDIKWDDEEEIERTIQFILYGLKPRA, from the coding sequence ATGGATAATAGCGAAAATATATTAGAAATTATTTTAAAAGAAGAACAATCCATGACAGATAAACAGAAAAAAATATTGATAGCTGCCATTGATGCATTTTCCGAGAAAGGATATGCCGCCACCTCAACTAGTGAAATCGCAAAAATGGCAGGAGTGGCAGAGGGAACGATTTTCCGACACTACAAAACGAAAAAGGATTTACTGTTAACCCTTCTTTCGCCACTATTAAGCACGTTAATTGCACCACGAGTGATTAAAGATTTTGATAAAGTATTAAACGTTTCTCATCATAATTTTGAAGATTTTCTAAGAGCAATCGTAAAAAATAGAATGGAATTTTTGCAGAAAAATAATACATTATTCAAAATTTTAATACAGGAAATCCCCTTTCATGATGATCTCCGTGAAACGTTCAAAAATCAAATTGCCGTAAAAGTATTCGGACGTTTTCAAGAAATCATGGAAACTTACAAAGCAAAAGGAGAAATTATTTCCATCCCTTCTTTCAGTTCCGTTCGCCTAACCGTTACGTCCATTTTCGGTTATTTTATCGCTCGCTATATCCTTCTTCCCGATATAAAGTGGGATGATGAAGAAGAAATAGAACGGACCATTCAGTTTATTCTTTATGGATTAAAGCCTCGTGCATAA